From Rhodamnia argentea isolate NSW1041297 chromosome 10, ASM2092103v1, whole genome shotgun sequence, a single genomic window includes:
- the LOC115749291 gene encoding uncharacterized protein LOC115749291 isoform X1, translating into MGDHLAWSPEANGDVSEDRSSSSLPSSSSSSQAGISAEFLQKAEEVTRGIIAQIQPNFVSEERRAAVIDYVQRLIRNCLGLEVFPFGSVPLKTYLPDGDIDLTAFGGHHADDSLAGQVCSVLQGEEQNEDAEFVVKDVQLIWAEVKLVKCIIQNIVVDISFNQLGGLCTLCFLEQVDHLIDKDHLFKRSIILVKAWCYYESRILGAHHGLISTYALETLVLYIFHLFHSSLDGPLAVLYKFLDYYSKFDWDKYGVSLNGPVLISSLPEIVVETMEHNGELLLSKDFLKDCVEHFSVPSNGFGANARTFVSKHLNIVDPLKENNNLGRSVSKGSFFRIRSAFSFGVRKLEKVLSDPEMDIADELSEIFSNTLDRHGNGQRPDVQDLIPVSGHNNVDIHREEDSLGRVLNEVQQGSARYSGIIEVENPTNSPMSDVLSSSYGQANELATFQSSVKSNGSLKSLSLSSSVQSSLSGKAYHAPHLYFSRSSTETGETRDGDAGQEHTEQPGNDVVPSVALQSDDAEPCVFADRNWDENQLSRSHAVPSPAGSKKLSSGLSPSSWTSDDTYSGYPGVQASCHISRSTGQLNSLSDLSGDHESNMRSLQYGRWCYGYALSGQVSHVSPSYFPQFPVKNSWEVVRRSMRHISQISANGSVTGQPLYNIKSPIVANAPFGMEDMSKPRGTGTYFPNTNHYKDRNSMGRGRNHAPVRSPRSNGRTLTPLETNFSERSNEFSQTHGKSWPPDLNSGSPIRRPYSTSNGSLQPCEGSVEFGSFGHQQLATPLPLSLERGRQPISVSAPPPRTSAGHSTPGAATEWPSVNGLKQDRISLQSYHLKDEDDFPPLTESAGKG; encoded by the exons ATGGGCGATCATCTAGCTTGGTCGCCTGAAGCCAACGGCGACGTCTCGGAAGATAGGTCATCGTCGTCGTTgccttcgtcgtcgtcgtcgagtCAGGCGGGGATTAGCGCCGAGTTCCTGCAGAAGGCGGAGGAGGTGACTCGGGGGATCATTGCCCAGATTCAACCGAATTTCGTGTCGGAGGAGAGGCGAGCAGCTGTGATTGATTACGTGCAGAGGCTTATCAGAAATTGTCTCGGATTGGAG GTATTTCCATTTGGTTCGGTTCCTTTAAAGACGTATCTGCCTGACGGAGATATTGATTTGACTGCCTTTGGGGGTCACCATGCTGATGATTCCTTAGCCGGTCAAGTCTGTTCAGTTCTTCAAGGAGAAGAACAGAATGAAGATGCTGAGTTTGTGGTGAAGGACGTCCAATTAATTTGGGCTGAG GTCAAGCTTGTAAAATGCATCATACAGAATATTGTGGTAGATATATCGTTTAATCAGCTAGGAGGGCTCTGTACGTTGTGCTTTCTCGAGCAG GTAGATCATCTCATTGACAAGGATCACCTCTTTAAACGCAGCATTATACTGGTTAAGGCTTGGTGCTATTATGAGAGCCGTATACTTGGTGCTCATCATGGTTTGATTTCCACATATGCGTTGGAGACATTGGTTTTGTATATCTTCCATCTGTTCCATTCATCTCTAGATGGTCCCCTAGCG GTTTTATACAAATTTTTGGATTACTATAGCAAGTTCGACTGGGATAAGTACGGCGTCAGTCTGAATGGTCCTGTCCTTATCTCATCATTACCAGAAATTGTTG TTGAGACAATGGAACATAATGGAGAGCTATTACTCAGTAAGGATTTCCTTAAGGACTGTGTGGAACATTTCTCTGTTCCTTCAAATGGATTTGGAGCAAATGCCCGGACGTTTGTTTCAAAGCATCTTAATATAGTTGATCCGCTGAAAGAGAACAACAACCTTGGTCGCAGTGTAAGCAAAG GGAGCTTTTTCCGCATTAGGAGTGCATTTTCTTTTGGTGTACGTAAGCTTGAGAAAGTCCTCTCTGACCCAGAGATGGACATAGCTGATGAACTTAgtgaaattttctcaaacacACTGGATCGGCATGGAAATGGTCAGAGGCCAGATGTTCAGGACTTGATACCAGTATCAGGACATAATAACGTTGACATACATCGGGAAGAAGATTCATTAGGCAGAGTTTTGAATGAAGTACAGCAAGGCTCTGCAAGATATTCAGGAATCATAGAAGTGGAGAATCCTACAAATTCCCCTATGTCAGATGTTCTTTCGTCTTCTTATGGTCAAGCAAATGAGCTTGCTACATTCCAAAGTTCTGTTAAATCAAATGGCTCGCTTAAGTCTTTGTCTTTGAGCAGCTCAGTACAGTCTTCCCTGTCAGGTAAAGCATATCATGCTCCTCATCTTTATTTTTCACGATCATCAACAGAGACGGGGGAGACAAGAGATGGGGATGCTGGCCAGGAGCACACTGAACAACCTGGAAATGACGTGGTGCCTTCTGTTGCTTTGCAATCAGATGATGCAGAACCATGTGTTTTTGCTGATCGCAACTGGGATGAGAATCAGCTCAGTAGAAGTCATGCTGTTCCGTCCCCTGCAGGATCAAAAAAGCTCTCTTCAGGTTTGAGTCCCTCATCTTGGACATCTGACGATACTTATTCTGGCTACCCTGGTGTTCAAGCCTCATGTCATATTTCTAGAAGCACTGGACAACTGAATTCTCTGTCGGATCTAAGTGGAGACCATGAGAGCAACATGAGGAGTTTGCAGTATGGCCGGTGGTGCTATGGATATGCCTTGAGTGGACAAGTTTCTCATGTTTCTCCATCATACTTTCCACAGTTCCCAGTAAAAAATTCGTGGGAAGTGGTACGAAGGTCAATGCGCCACATTTCTCAGATAAGTGCCAATGGTTCTGTCACAGGACAACCGTTATATAACATAAAGTCGCCAATTGTAGCTAATGCTCCCTTTGGCATGGAAGATATGTCAAAACCGCGTGGAACAGGAACATACTTCCCAAACACG AACCACTACAAGGATAGAAACTCAATGGGAAGGGGAAGGAATCATGCACCGGTGAGGTCTCCTCGCAGCAATGGTCGCACTTTGACACCCTTGGAGACAAATTTCTCTGAACGAAGTAATGAGTTTTCACAAACGCATGGGAAGTCTTGGCCCCCTGATTTAAACAGTGGTTCCCCTATAAGAAGACCTTATTCTACTAGCAATGGATCTTTGCAACCTTGTGAAGGCTCAGTAGAGTTTGGTTCTTTTGGACATCAACAATTGGCAACACCTCTGCCCCTGTCCCTGGAGAGAGGTAGGCAACCAATCTCTGTATCAGCACCACCTCCAAGAACTAGCGCAGGCCATTCAACACCAGGTGCTGCAACTGAATGGCCATCAGTTAATGGATTGAAACAAGATAG GATCTCTCTACAGTCTTACCATTTAAAAGATGAAGATGATTTCCCACCTTTGACAGAGTCTGCAGGGAAGGGATGA
- the LOC115749291 gene encoding uncharacterized protein LOC115749291 isoform X2: MGDHLAWSPEANGDVSEDRSSSSLPSSSSSSQAGISAEFLQKAEEVTRGIIAQIQPNFVSEERRAAVIDYVQRLIRNCLGLEVFPFGSVPLKTYLPDGDIDLTAFGGHHADDSLAGQVCSVLQGEEQNEDAEFVVKDVQLIWAEVKLVKCIIQNIVVDISFNQLGGLCTLCFLEQVDHLIDKDHLFKRSIILVKAWCYYESRILGAHHGLISTYALETLVLYIFHLFHSSLDGPLAVLYKFLDYYSKFDWDKYGVSLNGPVLISSLPEIVVETMEHNGELLLSKDFLKDCVEHFSVPSNGFGANARTFVSKHLNIVDPLKENNNLGRSVSKGSFFRIRSAFSFGVRKLEKVLSDPEMDIADELSEIFSNTLDRHGNGQRPDVQDLIPVSGHNNVDIHREEDSLGRVLNEVQQGSARYSGIIEVENPTNSPMSDVLSSSYGQANELATFQSSVKSNGSLKSLSLSSSVQSSLSGKAYHAPHLYFSRSSTETGETRDGDAGQEHTEQPGNDVVPSVALQSDDAEPCVFADRNWDENQLSRSHAVPSPAGSKKLSSGLSPSSWTSDDTYSGYPGVQASCHISRSTGQLNSLSDLSGDHESNMRSLQYGRWCYGYALSGQVSHVSPSYFPQFPVKNSWEVVRRSMRQPLYNIKSPIVANAPFGMEDMSKPRGTGTYFPNTNHYKDRNSMGRGRNHAPVRSPRSNGRTLTPLETNFSERSNEFSQTHGKSWPPDLNSGSPIRRPYSTSNGSLQPCEGSVEFGSFGHQQLATPLPLSLERGRQPISVSAPPPRTSAGHSTPGAATEWPSVNGLKQDRISLQSYHLKDEDDFPPLTESAGKG, from the exons ATGGGCGATCATCTAGCTTGGTCGCCTGAAGCCAACGGCGACGTCTCGGAAGATAGGTCATCGTCGTCGTTgccttcgtcgtcgtcgtcgagtCAGGCGGGGATTAGCGCCGAGTTCCTGCAGAAGGCGGAGGAGGTGACTCGGGGGATCATTGCCCAGATTCAACCGAATTTCGTGTCGGAGGAGAGGCGAGCAGCTGTGATTGATTACGTGCAGAGGCTTATCAGAAATTGTCTCGGATTGGAG GTATTTCCATTTGGTTCGGTTCCTTTAAAGACGTATCTGCCTGACGGAGATATTGATTTGACTGCCTTTGGGGGTCACCATGCTGATGATTCCTTAGCCGGTCAAGTCTGTTCAGTTCTTCAAGGAGAAGAACAGAATGAAGATGCTGAGTTTGTGGTGAAGGACGTCCAATTAATTTGGGCTGAG GTCAAGCTTGTAAAATGCATCATACAGAATATTGTGGTAGATATATCGTTTAATCAGCTAGGAGGGCTCTGTACGTTGTGCTTTCTCGAGCAG GTAGATCATCTCATTGACAAGGATCACCTCTTTAAACGCAGCATTATACTGGTTAAGGCTTGGTGCTATTATGAGAGCCGTATACTTGGTGCTCATCATGGTTTGATTTCCACATATGCGTTGGAGACATTGGTTTTGTATATCTTCCATCTGTTCCATTCATCTCTAGATGGTCCCCTAGCG GTTTTATACAAATTTTTGGATTACTATAGCAAGTTCGACTGGGATAAGTACGGCGTCAGTCTGAATGGTCCTGTCCTTATCTCATCATTACCAGAAATTGTTG TTGAGACAATGGAACATAATGGAGAGCTATTACTCAGTAAGGATTTCCTTAAGGACTGTGTGGAACATTTCTCTGTTCCTTCAAATGGATTTGGAGCAAATGCCCGGACGTTTGTTTCAAAGCATCTTAATATAGTTGATCCGCTGAAAGAGAACAACAACCTTGGTCGCAGTGTAAGCAAAG GGAGCTTTTTCCGCATTAGGAGTGCATTTTCTTTTGGTGTACGTAAGCTTGAGAAAGTCCTCTCTGACCCAGAGATGGACATAGCTGATGAACTTAgtgaaattttctcaaacacACTGGATCGGCATGGAAATGGTCAGAGGCCAGATGTTCAGGACTTGATACCAGTATCAGGACATAATAACGTTGACATACATCGGGAAGAAGATTCATTAGGCAGAGTTTTGAATGAAGTACAGCAAGGCTCTGCAAGATATTCAGGAATCATAGAAGTGGAGAATCCTACAAATTCCCCTATGTCAGATGTTCTTTCGTCTTCTTATGGTCAAGCAAATGAGCTTGCTACATTCCAAAGTTCTGTTAAATCAAATGGCTCGCTTAAGTCTTTGTCTTTGAGCAGCTCAGTACAGTCTTCCCTGTCAGGTAAAGCATATCATGCTCCTCATCTTTATTTTTCACGATCATCAACAGAGACGGGGGAGACAAGAGATGGGGATGCTGGCCAGGAGCACACTGAACAACCTGGAAATGACGTGGTGCCTTCTGTTGCTTTGCAATCAGATGATGCAGAACCATGTGTTTTTGCTGATCGCAACTGGGATGAGAATCAGCTCAGTAGAAGTCATGCTGTTCCGTCCCCTGCAGGATCAAAAAAGCTCTCTTCAGGTTTGAGTCCCTCATCTTGGACATCTGACGATACTTATTCTGGCTACCCTGGTGTTCAAGCCTCATGTCATATTTCTAGAAGCACTGGACAACTGAATTCTCTGTCGGATCTAAGTGGAGACCATGAGAGCAACATGAGGAGTTTGCAGTATGGCCGGTGGTGCTATGGATATGCCTTGAGTGGACAAGTTTCTCATGTTTCTCCATCATACTTTCCACAGTTCCCAGTAAAAAATTCGTGGGAAGTGGTACGAAGGTCAATGC GACAACCGTTATATAACATAAAGTCGCCAATTGTAGCTAATGCTCCCTTTGGCATGGAAGATATGTCAAAACCGCGTGGAACAGGAACATACTTCCCAAACACG AACCACTACAAGGATAGAAACTCAATGGGAAGGGGAAGGAATCATGCACCGGTGAGGTCTCCTCGCAGCAATGGTCGCACTTTGACACCCTTGGAGACAAATTTCTCTGAACGAAGTAATGAGTTTTCACAAACGCATGGGAAGTCTTGGCCCCCTGATTTAAACAGTGGTTCCCCTATAAGAAGACCTTATTCTACTAGCAATGGATCTTTGCAACCTTGTGAAGGCTCAGTAGAGTTTGGTTCTTTTGGACATCAACAATTGGCAACACCTCTGCCCCTGTCCCTGGAGAGAGGTAGGCAACCAATCTCTGTATCAGCACCACCTCCAAGAACTAGCGCAGGCCATTCAACACCAGGTGCTGCAACTGAATGGCCATCAGTTAATGGATTGAAACAAGATAG GATCTCTCTACAGTCTTACCATTTAAAAGATGAAGATGATTTCCCACCTTTGACAGAGTCTGCAGGGAAGGGATGA
- the LOC115749294 gene encoding pentatricopeptide repeat-containing protein At5g18475 encodes MVAHNSWTVHQIFMNCNKLPFSYHHGIFFSSATSSPSFPWISPLQVPGSTSTTGPCPPPASSNILVESRRKSRSISHQDAIKLMDRERDPQRALDIFNMVANQKGFNHNNATFATILHKLARSNKFQAVDAILQQMTYETCKFHEGIFLNLMKHFSRSHMHKKVLDMFLLIYPIAREKPSLKAISTCLNCLVESNQIGLAKKLLLHSKKVLKLRPNSCIFNILIKHHCKNGDIESAFEVVREMKMSKCSYPNLITYSTLMDCLCKSGRVKDGLQLFEDMIAKDQIVPDALTYNVLINGFCQSGKVDGARKIMEFMRNNGCNPNVYNFATLMNGMCKQGMLQEAKEVIVEMKDLGMKLDAVGYTTLINSFCRSGRTDEALELIKEMKDIGCKADVVTFNVLLGGLCREGRFPEALQMLERLPYEGVHLNKVSYRIVLNSLYQKDELEKATELLLLMLDRGFLPHYETSNELLSSLCKKGMAFDSVKALFGLVELGFTPKPDLWSLLVEVICRERKLLVIFELLDKLTEQKGRMLPPTAEIDQ; translated from the coding sequence ATGGTAGCGCACAACTCATGGACGGTGCACCAAATCTTTATGAATTGCAACAAACTTCCTTTCTCTTACCATCAtggcatcttcttctcttctgcAACATCCTCACCTTCTTTCCCATGGATATCTCCTCTTCAAGTACCGGGATCCACCTCCACAACCGGCCCATGCCCTCCCCCCGCTTCTTCGAACATCCTTGTGGAATCCCGAAGAAAATCCAGATCAATATCTCACCAAGATGCCATAAAATTGATGGACCGGGAGAGAGATCCACAACGGGCACTGGACATATTCAACATGGTAGCAAACCAAAAGGGTTTCAACCACAACAATGCCACTTTTGCGACCATACTTCACAAGCTTGCTCGTTCGAACAAGTTTCAGGCTGTTGATGCTATTCTTCAACAGATGACCTACGAGACCTGCAAATTCCATGAGGGCATCTTCCTCAATCTCATGAAGCATTTCTCGAGATCGCACATGCACAAAAAAGTGCTCGACATGTTCCTTTTGATTTATCCAATTGCCcgtgagaagccctctttaaAAGCCATTAGTACTTGTCTGAATTGTCTGGTGGAGTCAAATCAGATTGGCCTTGCCAAGAAGCTTCTCTTGCATTCAAAGAAAGTTTTAAAATTGAGGCCCAATTCATGCATCTTTAATATCCTTATTAAGCATCATTGCAAGAATGGAGACATCGAATCTGCTTTTGAAGTTGTGAGAGAGATGAAAATGTCAAAGTGTTCTTACCCAAACTTGATTACTTACTCCACCCTGATGGATTGTCTATGCAAAAGTGGGAGGGTCAAAGATGGTCTCCAACTGTTTGAGGATATGATAGCAAAGGACCAGATTGTTCCTGATGCCTTGACTTATAATGTGTTGATAAATGGGTTTTGTCAAAGTGGAAAAGTTGATGGGGCAAGAAAGATAATGGAGTTTATGAGAAATAATGGGTGCAATCCCAATGTTTACAATTTTGCAACCTTAATGAATGGGATGTGTAAACAAGGGATGTTGCAGGAGGCCAAAGAAGTTATcgtggaaatgaaggacctggGTATGAAACTTGATGCAGTTGGGTACACTACTCTGATTAATAGCTTCTGTAGATCAGGAAGAACTGATGAGGCCTTGGAGTTGATTAAAGAGATGAAGGACATTGGGTGCAAAGCTGATGTCGTAACTTTTAATGTGCTACTTGGAGGATTGTGCAGAGAAGGTAGGTTTCCAGAGGCGCTACAGATGCTTGAAAGATTGCCTTATGAAGGTGTTCATCTTAACAAAGTAAGCTATAGGATTGTGTTAAACAGCTTGTATCAGAAAGATGAACTTGAGAAGGCAACAGAGTTGTTGCTCCTGATGCTCGATAGAGGGTTTCTTCCACATTATGAAACATCAAATGAATTACTGAGTTCCCTTTGTAAGAAGGGAATGGCCTTTGACTCAGTCAAGGCATTATTTGGATTAGTTGAGCTGGGGTTTACACCAAAGCCTGATCTTTGGTCCCTTTTAGTTGAAGTGATATGCAGGGAAAGGAAGCTACTAGTCATATTTGAGTTGCTGGACAAGTTGACTGAACAGAAAGGTAGGATGCTCCCTCCAACAGCTGAAATTGATCAATGA